One region of Tumebacillus amylolyticus genomic DNA includes:
- a CDS encoding cupin domain-containing protein yields the protein MNRAETVFNNPAFTESQVGKVNNFTGADLTTNTYYFRPGQAMNYQGTRPGDQVYVCLSGSGQFHLNNGTEEVVDVAPGSIMYVPTGVSCKIINNGQDEMICTEVCHPQ from the coding sequence ATGAACCGTGCGGAAACCGTGTTCAACAACCCCGCGTTTACAGAATCTCAAGTCGGCAAAGTGAACAACTTCACCGGAGCTGACCTGACCACCAACACCTACTACTTCCGCCCCGGCCAAGCCATGAACTACCAAGGCACCCGCCCCGGCGATCAAGTGTACGTCTGTCTCTCCGGCTCAGGTCAATTCCATCTCAACAACGGCACCGAAGAAGTCGTGGACGTGGCACCCGGCTCGATCATGTACGTCCCGACCGGCGTGTCGTGCAAGATCATCAACAACGGCCAAGACGAGATGATCTGCACCGAAGTCTGCCACCCGCAGTAG